CGAGGCGATGTCCATCGGCCGGACCTTCGAGGAGTCCCTGTTGAAGGCGCTCCGGTCGACGGAGTACGACCCCGCCGTCGACTGGGTCGACGTGGACGACGGGACGCTCGAAGACGAGTACCTCGCGACGCCGACGCCCGACCGCCCCTACGCCATCTTCGAGGCGTTCGACCGCGGCTACAGCGTCGACGACGTGGTCGAGATGACCGGCATCAAGGAGTGGTACGTCGAGCGGTTCGCGCGCGTCTCGGAGGCGGTGGCCAACGCCGCCGAGGGCGACTTCACCGACGCGGCGGTCAAGGGCGTCACCAACGCCGAAATCGCCGCCGCCGCCGGTGCCGACGTGGGCACCGTCGAAACCGCGGTGCCCGGCCGCACGTACAAGCAGGTCGACACCTGCGCCGGCGAGTTCGCCGCGCAGACGCCGTACTACTACTCCTCGCGGAAACCCGAGTTCGTCACCGGACCCTTCGAGGGCGACGCGGCGGCGGGCGAACTGCGGGTCGACCGCGACGTGGAGAGCGTCGTCGTCGTCGGCGGCGGCCCCATCCGCATCGGACAGGGCGTCGAGTTCGACTACTGCTCGGTCCACGCGATTCAGGCGCTCCGCGAGGAGGGCATCGACGCCCACGTCGTCAACAACAACCCCGAGACGGTGTCGACGGACTACGACACCTCCGACGGCCTCTTCTTCGAGCCGATCACCGCCGAGGAGGTGGCGGACGTCGTCGAGGCCGCCGACGCCGACGGCGTGATGGTCCAGTTCGGGGGCCAGACCTCCGTGAACATCGGGCACCCGCTCGAAGCGGAGCTGCAGCGCCGTGACCTCGACTGCGAGATTCTGGGCACGAGCGTCGACGCCATGGACCTCGCGGAGGACCGCGATCGGTTCAACCGCCTGATGGACCAGCGCGGCATCGCCCAGCCGGAGGGTGGCTCCGCGACCAGCGAAGCCGAAGCCCTCGAACTCGCCAACGACATCGGCTACCCCGTCCTCGTCCGCCCGTCCTACGTCCTCGGCGGGCGCGCGATGGACGTGGTCTACAACGACGACGACCTGAAGGAGTACATCGAGGAGGCGGTGCGCGTCTCGCCGGACAAACCGATCCTCGTCGACGAGTTCCTCGACGACGCGGTCGAACTGGACGTCGACGCCGTCGCCGACGGCGAGGACGTCATCATCGGCGGCGTGATGGAACACGTCGAATCGGCGGGGGTACACTCCGGCGACTCGGCGTGTATGATCCCGCCACAGGCCGACGCGGTGACCGAGGTGATGGACCGCGTGCGCGAGGTGACGGTCGAAATCGCCCGCGAACTCGACACCGTCGGCCTGCTGAACGTCCAGCTGGCCGTCAAGGACGGCACCGTCTACGTCCTCGAGGCCAACCCGCGGTCCTCGCGGACGGTCCCCTTCGTCTCGAAGGCGACGGGCGTCCCCATCGCCAAACTCGCGGCGAAGGTGATGGCGGGTCACTCGCTCGACGAACTCGACGCGCAGGAACAGATCCCCGAGCAGGTGAGCGTCAAGGAAGTCGTCCTGCCTTTCGACCGCCTGCCCGGCAGCGACCCGCGCCTCGGCCCCGAGATGAAGTCGACGGGCGAGGTGATGGGCACGGCCGAACACTTCGGTAAGGCCTACGAGAAAGCCCAGTCCGCGACGGGCAAGGCCATCCCAGCGTCGGGGACGGCCGTCGTCGACCTCTCGGCGTCGGAGTTCCCCGACCCCGACAGCGAGGAGGGCAAGGCACTGATCGACGCGTTCGCGGAGTTCTACGACGTCGCCGAGTTCGACGACCTGTCCGAGGCGATCCGTCGGGGCGAGGTGGACGTCATCGTCTCGCGCAACCGCGAGGCGCTCGAAGTCGCCGTCGAGGAGGACATCACGTACTTCTCGACGCACGCCTCGGCGGAAGCAGTCCTCGAAGGCCTGCGCCACCAGGACGACCCCATCGACGTGCAGGCCACCTCGGACCGGCCGAAGGTGCAGAAGCAGTGGGGCGAGTAGGCTACTAATCCAGTTTTCCGAGCGCTTCGAAGAAATCCGACGTCGGGCCGGCGACGCGCACGGGCGCGTCGGCGCGGCCGACGCGGACCTCGGTCGGCGGGTCGAGTTCCCGGAGGACGCGGCCGTCGCCGACGACGACGGCGCGGTCGGCCCCCGAGACGTGAATCGTCACCTCGCTGTCCGGCCCGACGACGAGCGGCGGCATCCCCTCGCTCGCGCACATCTCGTTGACGACGAGGCCGTCGACGCCGGGGTGGACGAGTGGGCCGGCCTCGCTGAGGTTGTAGGCCGTGCTGCCCGTCGGCGTGGCGACGAGGACGCCGTCGGCGCGACTCGCCGAGTAGCGCGACCCGTCGACGCGGACGTCGCAGTCGACGCCGCCGCTCGGCCCGCGGATCGATCCCTGGACGACCACTTCGTTCGTCGTCGGCGGGGCGGTCCAGCCGTCGCCGGCGGCGGCGAGTCGGGGCGTCTCGCGAACCGACATCTCACCGGCGCGGAAGGCCGCAACTTCGTCTAAGACGACGTCGACGGCCTCGTCCGGGCCGACGGCGTTGAGGAAGCCGACTTCGCCGAGGTTGACACCGAGGATGGGCGTGCCGTCGGCGCCGCGGGCGGCGTAGAGGAACGTGCCGTCGCCGCCGATGCTGACCACGAGGTCGCAGGCGTCGAACGCCTCGACCGGCGTCCCGTCGAGGTCGAGCGTCTCGGCGGTCGCCGTGTCGACGGCGACGGTGACGTCGGCGTCCCGGAGTCGCCGCCGAAGCTCCGCCGCGAGAAACGACGCCCGACTGTTGCCCTTCTGTGCGACGAGACCGACGTACATACCCGAATCTCGCCCCGTGAGAAAAAAAGCCCACCGGACGGACAACATTGATGATACCGGCGTGCGCAGAGGAACCGATGGCAGGTTCCGCGGGGACGACCGTCGAGCACGGGCGTCGCGGACCGGGCACCGGTGACCGACGATGAGCGAGGACGACGGCGAGGACTGGTTCGAGCGGGCGCTCCGCGAGGACTCGGACTCGACGACCGACGAGTCCGGCGACGACGGACCGGACGCCGACTCGGATTCGGCGACCGACGACGGACCGGACGCCGATCAGGCGTCGGCCGACTCGCCGTTCGAGGAGGACTTCGCCGGCGCAGTCGAGAACGCACCGGATATCGACGAGGAGCCGGCGTCGGACGACTCGCCGTTCGAAGAGGATTTCGCCAGCGCGTTCGAGAACGCGCCCGACATCGGTGACGCGCCGGACGGGGAGTCGGGGGAGGACCTGTTCAGCGGCGGCGGCCCGAGTGGCGGCGAGCAGGCGGCCGAGCCGTTCGACGACGACGCCGAGTTCGACTCGGAAATCGAGCGGATCGACCTCGGGATCGACGGGCTCGACAACATGATTCTCGGGGGCGTGCCGAAGCGCTCGCTGATTTCCATCGTCGGGTCCGCGGGGACCGGCAAGACCACGTTCGGACTGCAGTTCCTCGACGAGGCGCT
This window of the Haloplanus rubicundus genome carries:
- a CDS encoding NAD(+)/NADH kinase, translated to MYVGLVAQKGNSRASFLAAELRRRLRDADVTVAVDTATAETLDLDGTPVEAFDACDLVVSIGGDGTFLYAARGADGTPILGVNLGEVGFLNAVGPDEAVDVVLDEVAAFRAGEMSVRETPRLAAAGDGWTAPPTTNEVVVQGSIRGPSGGVDCDVRVDGSRYSASRADGVLVATPTGSTAYNLSEAGPLVHPGVDGLVVNEMCASEGMPPLVVGPDSEVTIHVSGADRAVVVGDGRVLRELDPPTEVRVGRADAPVRVAGPTSDFFEALGKLD
- the carB gene encoding carbamoyl-phosphate synthase large subunit, producing the protein MTDEATVAETETATDSEDRTILLIGSGPIQIGQAAEFDYSGAQACRALQEEGARVVLVNSNPATIMTDPDMADRVYIEPITTEAIAEIIRKEKPDGVIAGLGGQTGLNVTAELAEEGVLEEHDVEIMGTPLDTIYATEDRDLFRKRMENIGQPVPGSTTISLDEGEEVSSIDQDALRDRVEAAVEEVGGLPVIARTTYTLGGSGSGVVDNMPELLERVRKGLRLSRNSEVLITESIAGWVELEYEVMRDADDSTIIICNMENLDPMGIHTGESMVVTPSQVIPDDGHQEMRDAALEVIRELGIQGGCNIQFAWHDDGTPGGEYRVVEVNPRVSRSSALASKATGYPIARVTAKVALGKRLHEIENEITGETTAAFEPAIDYVVTKIPRWPKDKFGDVDFTLGTAMKSTGEAMSIGRTFEESLLKALRSTEYDPAVDWVDVDDGTLEDEYLATPTPDRPYAIFEAFDRGYSVDDVVEMTGIKEWYVERFARVSEAVANAAEGDFTDAAVKGVTNAEIAAAAGADVGTVETAVPGRTYKQVDTCAGEFAAQTPYYYSSRKPEFVTGPFEGDAAAGELRVDRDVESVVVVGGGPIRIGQGVEFDYCSVHAIQALREEGIDAHVVNNNPETVSTDYDTSDGLFFEPITAEEVADVVEAADADGVMVQFGGQTSVNIGHPLEAELQRRDLDCEILGTSVDAMDLAEDRDRFNRLMDQRGIAQPEGGSATSEAEALELANDIGYPVLVRPSYVLGGRAMDVVYNDDDLKEYIEEAVRVSPDKPILVDEFLDDAVELDVDAVADGEDVIIGGVMEHVESAGVHSGDSACMIPPQADAVTEVMDRVREVTVEIARELDTVGLLNVQLAVKDGTVYVLEANPRSSRTVPFVSKATGVPIAKLAAKVMAGHSLDELDAQEQIPEQVSVKEVVLPFDRLPGSDPRLGPEMKSTGEVMGTAEHFGKAYEKAQSATGKAIPASGTAVVDLSASEFPDPDSEEGKALIDAFAEFYDVAEFDDLSEAIRRGEVDVIVSRNREALEVAVEEDITYFSTHASAEAVLEGLRHQDDPIDVQATSDRPKVQKQWGE